Below is a genomic region from Desulfovibrio sp. X2.
AGGCCAAGGAGTTCGGCGAGTTCTTCGAGCAGAGCAAGGTCGAGATCAAGAAGGTGGTGTGGCCCAGCCGCAAGGAAGTCACCGCCACCTCCATCGCCGTGCTCGTGCTGACGATCATCCTGGCCATATTCCTGGGGCTTGTCGACCTGGGCCTGTCCAAACTGGTCCAGACAATTCTGTCGTAGGCGGGTGTATGGCTGAGAACGAAATCGTCGAAAGCACCTCGCCCAAAGCGCGCTGGTTCATCGTCCACACCTATTCGGGGTTCGAGCAGCGCGTGGAGAAGACGATCCAGGAGATGATGCGCACCGGGCAGGATCAGGGCCTCATTCAGGAGGTCGTGGTCCCCACCGAGAAGGTCATCGAGCTGGTCAAGGGCGAGAAGAAGACCTCCACCCGGAAGTTCTATCCCGGGTACGTGATGGTCAAGATGGTCCTGACCGACTACTCCTGGCACATCGTCCAGGACATCCCCCGCGTGACCGGTTTCGTCGGCGGGAAGATGCGGCCTACTCCCATGCGGGACTCCGAGGCCAAGAAGATCCTGGACATGATGGAGCAGCGCCAGGAGCAGCCGAGGCCGAAGTTCCACTTCGACCGGGGCGACGAGGTCCGGGTCATCGACGGCCCGTTCAGCGGCTTCAACGGCGTTGTCGAGGAAGTCAACTACGACAAGGGCAAGCTCCGTGTCTCGGTCTCGATTTTCGGCCGCCAGACGCCGGTCGAACTGGACTTCGTCCAGGTCAGCAAAGGCTAAAGGCCTCGGGCATCGTCAGAGGATTCAACATTCGCGCGACGGCGCGTAAGGGATAAATACCATGGCCAAGAAAGTTACAGGCAAGATCAAGCTGCAGATCCCGGCCGGTGCTGCGAACCCCTCTCCGCCGGTCGGCCCGGCCCTCGGTCAGCACGGCGTGAACATCATGGAGTTCTGCAAGGCGTTCAACGCCAAGACGCAGGACCAGAAGGGCATGATCATCCCGGTGATCATCACGGTCTACGCCGACCGCTCTTTCACCTTCATCACCAAGACCCCGCCTGCCAGCACCCTGCTGCTCAAGGCAGCCAAGCTTGAGAAGGGATCGGGCGAGCCCAACCGTAACAAGGTCGGCACCGTGACCATGGCCCAGGTCGAGGAGATCGCCAAGCTGAAGATGCCCGACCTTTCGGCCAATACGGTCGACGCCGCCGTGACCAATATTGTCGGTACCGCCCGAAGCATGGGCATCGAAGTCAAGTAGGGGGCGTCATCATGCCGAAGCACGGAAAGAAATATCGGAATGCGGCCGAGGGTGTCGACGGAGCCAACAAGCTTACCGTCGAAGAGGCCGTCCGCCTGGCCTGTGAGAAGGCCTTCGCCAAGTTCGACGAGAACGTGGACATCGCCATGAATCTCGGCGTCGATCCCAAGTACTCCGACCAGATGGTCCGCGGCGCCTGCACCCTGCCCAATGGGCTCGGCAAGACCGTCCGCGTGGCCGTCTTCTGCAAGGGCGAGAAGCAGGCCGAGGCCAAGGCCGCCGGTGCCGACGTCGTCGGCGCCGAGGACCTGGTCGAGAAGATCCAGGGCGGCTGGCTCGACTTCGACAAGGCCGTCGCCACCCCGGACATGATGGCCCAGGTCGGCAAGATCGGCCGTCTGCTCGGCCCCCGCGGCCTGATGCCCAACGCCAAGACCGGCACGGTGACCTTCGACGTCGCCAATGCGGTCCAGGAAGTGAAGGCAGGCAAGGTCGAGTTCAAGGTCGACAAGGCCGGTGTGCTGCATGCCCCCCTCGGCAAGGTCTCCTTCGGTCCCGAGAAGATCCTCGAGAACCTGAAGACCCTCGCCGACACGGTCATGCGCCTGAAGCCGTCCGCTGCCAAGGGCACCTACATCAAGGCCTGCGCAGTGAGCACCACCATGGGCCCGGGCCTCAGGGTCGACCCGCTGTCCGTGCGCAAGTTCGTCGAGGGCTAGCGCACCGTTTATGGATGTTCCTCCGACCGCGGCGGACGTTCCGCCGCGGTCGGGGATCGCAATACGGCATGGGAAAGTGAGCCGGAGACAGCGGGTGGGGCATGCCCCTTAATTTCCCGCCGAGGTTCACGCTTTGGCTCCTCTCCTGGCCGGTAAATCGTGTGAGGAGTATGTCGTGAACAGGACCGAAAAAGCGCAGGTCATCGAAGAGCTCAAGGGCGTCGCTACGCCTTCGAGC
It encodes:
- the secE gene encoding preprotein translocase subunit SecE — translated: MAKEKTQKAKAETPDKSSLADKAKEFGEFFEQSKVEIKKVVWPSRKEVTATSIAVLVLTIILAIFLGLVDLGLSKLVQTILS
- the nusG gene encoding transcription termination/antitermination protein NusG, with the translated sequence MAENEIVESTSPKARWFIVHTYSGFEQRVEKTIQEMMRTGQDQGLIQEVVVPTEKVIELVKGEKKTSTRKFYPGYVMVKMVLTDYSWHIVQDIPRVTGFVGGKMRPTPMRDSEAKKILDMMEQRQEQPRPKFHFDRGDEVRVIDGPFSGFNGVVEEVNYDKGKLRVSVSIFGRQTPVELDFVQVSKG
- the rplK gene encoding 50S ribosomal protein L11, with product MAKKVTGKIKLQIPAGAANPSPPVGPALGQHGVNIMEFCKAFNAKTQDQKGMIIPVIITVYADRSFTFITKTPPASTLLLKAAKLEKGSGEPNRNKVGTVTMAQVEEIAKLKMPDLSANTVDAAVTNIVGTARSMGIEVK
- the rplA gene encoding 50S ribosomal protein L1, which translates into the protein MPKHGKKYRNAAEGVDGANKLTVEEAVRLACEKAFAKFDENVDIAMNLGVDPKYSDQMVRGACTLPNGLGKTVRVAVFCKGEKQAEAKAAGADVVGAEDLVEKIQGGWLDFDKAVATPDMMAQVGKIGRLLGPRGLMPNAKTGTVTFDVANAVQEVKAGKVEFKVDKAGVLHAPLGKVSFGPEKILENLKTLADTVMRLKPSAAKGTYIKACAVSTTMGPGLRVDPLSVRKFVEG